One genomic window of Lytechinus variegatus isolate NC3 chromosome 1, Lvar_3.0, whole genome shotgun sequence includes the following:
- the LOC121429251 gene encoding uncharacterized protein LOC121429251 isoform X2, with protein MQTFETFWIFQSAVTDSTFQMTQYCFYNSFGHGLCGKRNIKVRFNSYNCEAVKMSSKKRPVSRTSSSSVTDALFPGVNLEQAEKDAVLKEGTIDKESSSLFYPWRPKFCVLTPENLTIFRWHSKKKSSQERVRNILYRMPLDDVTAIANIAKGKKHIHFTMVTKDGTLDLRVGLNNREWLTQIQMAVLARKNRRDFVKELKTRSSVVANKFKRKALRRRSFTKDPEYGDGIGITIKNEGETIVVARLFSDGPAAKKGTLKIGDEIIEVNGRDVHGHHAEKVASIIKSQTDKVILMIKSSNSKISVGTQSEYRHTICGDALKRPRPLSIVTGSAISNSRSRRPHSYAHSSSSDATGDPRSMTADLLKSTRVDEEENASGSDGIFRPLTRERHPKLSRNSKNLSLPL; from the exons ATGCAAACATTTGAGACATTTTGGATTTTCCAATCTGCAGTGACAGATAGCACATTCCAGATGACCCAATATTGCTTCTACAACAGCTTCGGCCATGGTTTGTGCGGAAAGAGAAACATCAAAGTACGGTTCAACTCCTACAACTGTGAAGCAG TCAAAATGAGCAGCAAGAAACGACCAGTGTCAAGAACCAGCAGTAGCAGTGTAACGGATGCCCTCTTTCCTGGTGTTAATCTTGAACAAGCGGAAAAGGATGCCGTGCTCAAGGAAGGTACAATTGACAAGGAATCTTCAAGCCTCTTCTATCCCTGGAGACCTAAATTTTGCGTCCTCACTCCAGAGAATCTAACCATCTTCCGCTGGCATTCCAAAAAGAAATCATCCCAAGAGAGGGTTCGAAATATTCTATATCGGATGCCCTTGGATGATGTTACAGCAATCGCCAATATAGCCAAAGGGAAGAAACATATTCACTTCACAATGGTGACGAAAGATGGCACTCTAGATCTACGCGTTGGTCTGAACAATCGCGAGTGGCTCACACAGATTCAAATGGCCGTTTTGGCGCGGAAAAATCGACGTGATTTCGTGAAAGAGTTAAAGACAAGATCGTCTGTTGTAGCCAATAAATTCAAAAGGAAAGCACTAAGACGAAGATCGTTTACTAAAGATCCAGAGTACGGAGACG GTATAGGAATaacaataaagaatgaaggagaaacGATCGTTGTTGCTCGGCTTTTCTCTGATGGCCCAGCGGCGAAGAAAGGAACATTAAAAATTG GTGATGAGATCATAGAGGTGAATGGTCGAGATGTTCATGGTCATCATGCAGAGAAGGTGGCGTctatcatcaaatcacaaacagATAAAGTTATTCTAATGATCAAATCTTCAAA ttcgAAGATATCAGTTGGAACACAAAGCGAGTATCGTCACACAATATGTGGTGATGCACTGAAAAGACCAAGACCACTCAGTATAGTTACAGGATCAGCAATATCCA ATTCTCGATCCCGACGTCCCCACTCCTATGCACACAGTAGCTCGTCCGATGCGACCGGCGATCCGAGGTCGATGACGGCCGATCTTCTGAAGTCAACGAGGGTGGATGAAGAGGAGAATGCGTCTGGTTCGGACGGGATTTTTCGACCTCTAACTCGGGAACGACATCCGAAGCTAAGCCGAAACAGCAAGAATCTATCGCTCCCGCTCTGA
- the LOC121429251 gene encoding uncharacterized protein LOC121429251 isoform X1, protein MSSKKRPVSRTSSSSVTDALFPGVNLEQAEKDAVLKEGTIDKESSSLFYPWRPKFCVLTPENLTIFRWHSKKKSSQERVRNILYRMPLDDVTAIANIAKGKKHIHFTMVTKDGTLDLRVGLNNREWLTQIQMAVLARKNRRDFVKELKTRSSVVANKFKRKALRRRSFTKDPEYGDGIGITIKNEGETIVVARLFSDGPAAKKGTLKIGDEIIEVNGRDVHGHHAEKVASIIKSQTDKVILMIKSSNSKISVGTQSEYRHTICGDALKRPRPLSIVTGSAISNSRSRRPHSYAHSSSSDATGDPRSMTADLLKSTRVDEEENASGSDGIFRPLTRERHPKLSRNSKNLSLPL, encoded by the exons ATGAGCAGCAAGAAACGACCAGTGTCAAGAACCAGCAGTAGCAGTGTAACGGATGCCCTCTTTCCTGGTGTTAATCTTGAACAAGCGGAAAAGGATGCCGTGCTCAAGGAAGGTACAATTGACAAGGAATCTTCAAGCCTCTTCTATCCCTGGAGACCTAAATTTTGCGTCCTCACTCCAGAGAATCTAACCATCTTCCGCTGGCATTCCAAAAAGAAATCATCCCAAGAGAGGGTTCGAAATATTCTATATCGGATGCCCTTGGATGATGTTACAGCAATCGCCAATATAGCCAAAGGGAAGAAACATATTCACTTCACAATGGTGACGAAAGATGGCACTCTAGATCTACGCGTTGGTCTGAACAATCGCGAGTGGCTCACACAGATTCAAATGGCCGTTTTGGCGCGGAAAAATCGACGTGATTTCGTGAAAGAGTTAAAGACAAGATCGTCTGTTGTAGCCAATAAATTCAAAAGGAAAGCACTAAGACGAAGATCGTTTACTAAAGATCCAGAGTACGGAGACG GTATAGGAATaacaataaagaatgaaggagaaacGATCGTTGTTGCTCGGCTTTTCTCTGATGGCCCAGCGGCGAAGAAAGGAACATTAAAAATTG GTGATGAGATCATAGAGGTGAATGGTCGAGATGTTCATGGTCATCATGCAGAGAAGGTGGCGTctatcatcaaatcacaaacagATAAAGTTATTCTAATGATCAAATCTTCAAA ttcgAAGATATCAGTTGGAACACAAAGCGAGTATCGTCACACAATATGTGGTGATGCACTGAAAAGACCAAGACCACTCAGTATAGTTACAGGATCAGCAATATCCA ATTCTCGATCCCGACGTCCCCACTCCTATGCACACAGTAGCTCGTCCGATGCGACCGGCGATCCGAGGTCGATGACGGCCGATCTTCTGAAGTCAACGAGGGTGGATGAAGAGGAGAATGCGTCTGGTTCGGACGGGATTTTTCGACCTCTAACTCGGGAACGACATCCGAAGCTAAGCCGAAACAGCAAGAATCTATCGCTCCCGCTCTGA